The DNA region CTCCATCGTGCTCTCCCGGCGCAATGCCACGGTCTCACTCAAGAAGCAGGGTGCGCTGTCGGGAAACCTGCGCGTCAACCTGTCGTGGCGGATGCGCACCTCCGACATCGGAGGCAGGCCGAGGCAGGGCGGCAGGCTGCTGCGCCCGCTGAAGCTCTTCCAGCCCGACGTGGTGCAGGCCCACACCCAGGGCATGGTCAACGTCGACCTGGACCTGGGCTGCATGTACGAGCTGACCGACGGCACCAGGGGCGTGGTGCAGCCGCTGGGCAACCTCATCGGGGACCTGCACGCGCCGCCGTACGTCCGGCTCAGCGGGGACGACCGCTTCGGGGCGCCCTCGGGCGAGACGGTCTACGTGAACCTCGACAAGCGCGACGACATCAAACGGCTGCTCTTCTTCGTGTACATCTACGACCAGACCCCGGCCTTCGACCGCACGCACGCCAAGGTGACGCTCTACCCGGGCAACGGCCCCCGGATCGAGATAGAACTGGACGAACGCGCTCCGCAGGCCCGCTCCTGCGCCGTGTTCACCGTGGACAACTCCAAGGGCGAGCTGGTCGTGCGGCGCGAGGTGAAATTCGTGTACGGCTTCCAGTCGGAGCTGGACCGGATGTACGGCTTCGGCATGCAGTGGGGACGCGGCTACAAGACGCGGGCCTGAGTGGCCGCCGTGAAGGGCGGACGCGGTGCCGGCTCAGGACCGGAGGAACTGCGGGCCCTGCGGGGGCAGCACGAAATTGGGGTCGGCGGCGGGGGCCGCCGCGGCAGCGGGCTGCGGGTAGCCGTAGGCGGGCTGGGCCGACGCGGGCTGGGGGTAGCCGTACGACGGCTGGGGCGCCCCCGCGGGCTGGGGGTAGCCGTACGACGGCTGGGGGGCCGACGCGGGCTGGGGGTAGCCGTACGTGGGCTGCTGGTGCTGGATCGTGGCCTGCGCGTCCGGAGAGGGCCCGGGAGCCGCCGTGGTGTCGGTGCCGGGCTCGGGAGCGGCCGCGGTGGCATCCCGATCGGGCGCGTCGGACCCGGCCGTCAGGTCCGCGTCCTCCGCGGCCTCCGTCTCGTCGACCGAGATGCCGAACGCGGTGGCCAGCCCGACCAGGCCGTTCGGGTACCCCTGCCCCACCGCGCGGAACTTCCAGCCCTCACCGCGCCGGTAGAGCTCGCCGCAGATGATGGCGCTCTCCTCGCCGGTCTCGGCCCGCACGTCGAAGACCGCGAGTGGCTCGCCGTCCGCCGAGGCGGCGTCGTACAGCGATATGCGCAGGTCTCTGACCTGCTCGAACGCCGCCTCGTCACAGGACGCGGCGATGACCACCTGATCCACGGAGGGGTCGAGCGCGGCGAGGTCCGCCTCGATGGTGTCCGTGAGCCCTCCGGGGACGCTGCGCTTGGGCAGCCGGCGTACCAGGCCCGACGGGTGCCGCGGCTGGTTGTAGAAGACGAAGTCCTCGTCCGAACGCACCCGGCCGGAGGCATCGAGCAACAGGGCGGAGGCATCCACATCCGGAACCCCGGCGCCGGGGGTCCAGCGCAGCACGGCCCGTACGGCCATGGCGTCGAGAGGGACGTTCGAGCCCTTCAGCATCGCGTGCGTCATGCCGGTCATCCTGCCTGCTGGGGGGCCGCCCGGACAACGTGGGGGTCGGCACCAGTAGGCCAGGGGGTGTTCGGGGCAGGCACACAGGCGCGCCGCGAAGAGCGTGAGAAATGGCCGGGTTACCCGAAGTTCATACGGCCGGGGAACCGTCGACACCTCTCCGAACGTACTATTACCGGCCATACGTTGTCCGGCCTCTCAGGCAGTACGGGGGAATCACATGCGTCATTTCGGGCACATCTCGCCCGTCGCCCGGAAGGGCCTGTTCTTCGAGGAGCCGTGCGAATTCAGCGCGGACTCCTCCGCCCGCCTGCTGTCGGCGGCTCTGGGGGCCACCCTTTACAGCCCCGCCACCCGGCCCCGGCTCGCCGACGACGTGATCAAACTCGCCGGTCGGGGAGTGGTCTCCATGGTGCTCTGCCTGGAGGATTCCATCGACGACGCCGAGGTGGTGGGTGCCGAGGCGAATCTGGTCCAACAGTTCGCCGACCTCGAGGAGCGGGCCGCCGCCGTGCCGCTGCTCTTCATCAGGGTGCGTGAACCGGAGCAGATCACGGACCTCGTGAAGCGCCTCGGCAGCTCCGTCCGATTGTTGTCCGGATTCGTACTTCCCAAATTCACGGAAGAACGGGGAGAGCTGTTCCTGGAGGCCCTCACCGCAGCCGAAGTGTCAGGCGGACAGAGGTTGTTCGCCATGCCCGTGCTCGAATCTCCCGAACTGCTGCACCTGGAGAGCCGGCACGACTCCCTCCGGGGGATCGCCCGCACCGTCGACAGGTACCGGGAGCGGATCCTCGCGCTGCGACTCGGCGTCACCGACTTCTGCTCGGCGTACGGTCTGCGCAGGGCCCCCGACATGACGGCCTACGACGTGCAGATCGTCGGCGCGGTCATCGGCGACGTCGTCAACGTGCTGGGCCGGGCCGACGGCACCGGGTTCACCATCACCGGGCCCGTGTGGGAGTACTTCCGCCTCCAGGAGCGCATGTTCAAGCCCCAGCTGCGCCGCAGCCCCTTCATGGGACGGGCCGAGGCGCTGCGC from Streptomyces sp. B1I3 includes:
- a CDS encoding Tellurium resistance translates to MGFWDGLWPGRAAQFESGNSATNSIVLSRRNATVSLKKQGALSGNLRVNLSWRMRTSDIGGRPRQGGRLLRPLKLFQPDVVQAHTQGMVNVDLDLGCMYELTDGTRGVVQPLGNLIGDLHAPPYVRLSGDDRFGAPSGETVYVNLDKRDDIKRLLFFVYIYDQTPAFDRTHAKVTLYPGNGPRIEIELDERAPQARSCAVFTVDNSKGELVVRREVKFVYGFQSELDRMYGFGMQWGRGYKTRA
- a CDS encoding TerD family protein encodes the protein MTGMTHAMLKGSNVPLDAMAVRAVLRWTPGAGVPDVDASALLLDASGRVRSDEDFVFYNQPRHPSGLVRRLPKRSVPGGLTDTIEADLAALDPSVDQVVIAASCDEAAFEQVRDLRISLYDAASADGEPLAVFDVRAETGEESAIICGELYRRGEGWKFRAVGQGYPNGLVGLATAFGISVDETEAAEDADLTAGSDAPDRDATAAAPEPGTDTTAAPGPSPDAQATIQHQQPTYGYPQPASAPQPSYGYPQPAGAPQPSYGYPQPASAQPAYGYPQPAAAAAPAADPNFVLPPQGPQFLRS
- a CDS encoding HpcH/HpaI aldolase/citrate lyase family protein yields the protein MRHFGHISPVARKGLFFEEPCEFSADSSARLLSAALGATLYSPATRPRLADDVIKLAGRGVVSMVLCLEDSIDDAEVVGAEANLVQQFADLEERAAAVPLLFIRVREPEQITDLVKRLGSSVRLLSGFVLPKFTEERGELFLEALTAAEVSGGQRLFAMPVLESPELLHLESRHDSLRGIARTVDRYRERILALRLGVTDFCSAYGLRRAPDMTAYDVQIVGAVIGDVVNVLGRADGTGFTITGPVWEYFRLQERMFKPQLRRSPFMGRAEALRTALIEHDLDGLLREIELDRANGLLGKTCIHPSHVLPVHALSVVSHEEYCDAQDILRPERGGGGVLRSAYTNKMNEVKPHRAWAERTLQRAEVFGVARENVGFVELLAAGLAE